In the Bacillus shivajii genome, one interval contains:
- a CDS encoding YhdT family protein: MMNDRNLIVYHDPRYKIANREALVGVALVLFNFIWWYGFAYGLGSKPVEEYTYVFGLPAWFFYSCVVGFLVMVALVIVLVKGFFQEVSFEEDERPDRGREE, encoded by the coding sequence ATGATGAATGACAGAAACTTAATTGTTTATCATGATCCGCGCTATAAAATTGCAAATCGTGAAGCCTTAGTGGGAGTTGCACTCGTCTTGTTTAATTTTATTTGGTGGTATGGGTTTGCTTACGGACTTGGCTCGAAGCCTGTCGAGGAGTATACATATGTTTTTGGGTTACCTGCATGGTTTTTCTATAGCTGTGTGGTCGGTTTTCTCGTCATGGTCGCATTAGTCATTGTATTAGTAAAAGGCTTCTTTCAAGAAGTGTCATTCGAAGAAGATGAAAGGCCTGATCGGGGGCGAGAAGAATGA
- a CDS encoding acyl-CoA dehydrogenase family protein translates to MDYLMKNLIKTEKQKRLYVKSRSFIEPFKKRAPIHDKNSTFPVENFEELKNHQMTALTIPKKYGGEEISLYDFLLVQETIAQGDGATALSLGWHNGIMMQLRDANKWPEETFKQVSETIINQKTLINSAATEPKTGSPARGGKPETTAVKTSEGWVINGKKTFTSLAPVLDHIIITATTQNGETEGVGEFLLNRETAGITFNETWDTLGMRATRSDDLILENVHVPDRALVATKDPGHGKSPQGWLLHIPACYLGIAIAARNDTIEFAKTYEPNSLNHPISEVPEVRRKTAEIDLELMKARHFLYHVASLWDEDPKRRPELGAELAAVKTVATNAAVNVVDLAMRTVGGYSLHRENHFERYYRDVRAGLHNPPSDDITSMILGKKAYE, encoded by the coding sequence ATGGATTATTTAATGAAGAACTTGATAAAAACAGAAAAACAAAAGCGACTGTATGTAAAATCGAGATCATTTATTGAACCCTTTAAAAAGCGTGCCCCCATCCATGACAAAAATAGTACGTTTCCTGTTGAGAACTTTGAAGAGTTAAAGAATCATCAAATGACGGCATTAACGATCCCAAAAAAATACGGCGGTGAAGAAATCAGTTTATATGATTTTTTACTTGTTCAAGAAACGATTGCTCAAGGTGACGGTGCAACAGCCTTATCGTTAGGCTGGCATAATGGAATCATGATGCAATTAAGAGATGCAAATAAATGGCCAGAAGAAACGTTTAAACAAGTATCGGAAACGATCATAAACCAAAAAACGCTCATAAACAGTGCAGCAACTGAACCGAAAACCGGTAGTCCAGCTAGAGGAGGAAAGCCTGAGACGACAGCGGTGAAAACGTCAGAAGGCTGGGTGATTAATGGAAAGAAGACGTTCACCTCACTAGCCCCTGTCTTAGATCATATTATTATTACGGCAACGACACAAAATGGTGAAACAGAAGGAGTTGGGGAATTTTTATTAAATCGAGAAACAGCAGGGATCACTTTTAACGAAACGTGGGACACGTTAGGGATGCGGGCAACAAGAAGTGATGACTTAATTTTAGAAAACGTACATGTTCCAGACCGCGCTCTTGTGGCAACAAAAGACCCAGGACACGGAAAAAGTCCTCAAGGTTGGCTTCTACACATCCCAGCCTGCTATTTAGGGATCGCGATTGCTGCAAGAAATGATACTATCGAATTTGCCAAAACCTACGAACCAAATAGCTTGAACCACCCAATCTCTGAAGTCCCAGAAGTTCGTCGCAAAACAGCAGAAATCGACCTTGAACTGATGAAAGCAAGGCACTTCCTTTATCATGTAGCAAGTCTATGGGATGAAGACCCAAAAAGGCGACCAGAGTTAGGTGCAGAGTTGGCTGCGGTAAAAACAGTCGCAACTAATGCTGCTGTTAATGTTGTTGACCTTGCCATGCGCACCGTCGGAGGCTACAGTCTTCACCGAGAAAACCATTTCGAACGCTATTACCGAGATGTTAGGGCAGGACTTCATAACCCTCCATCTGATGACATTACGTCGATGATCTTAGGGAAAAAAGCATATGAATGA
- the hutI gene encoding imidazolonepropionase, which translates to MSYLFIKNANELITVKGFSHEPARKEQMNELGIINNGAVLMKDETIVAVDETSKLESSYPEEIAQAKVVNATGKVVAPGLVDPHTHLVFAGSRENEYNMRLQGASYMKIMEEGGGIHATTRATRKASFEEMYEQSLRRLNKIVEHGVTTVEAKSGYGMDWDVEKRQLDVAHKLEEEHPLDIVHTFMGAHVIPQEYKEKPDEFVDLVCEEMIPKVAELNLAEFNDVFCERGVYTPEQSRKILEAGKKHGLLPKIHADEIEPYEGAELAAEVGAVSADHLLKVSDRGLEMMAEKGVVAVLLPGTAFFLMTEAADGRKAIDAGVPVALSTDCNPGSSPSVSMPFMMNLASLNMGMTPAEAITAATINAAHAINRGETVGSLEAGKKADVVIWDLPNYMQFTYHYGVNHTETVVKNGDIIFSKRDL; encoded by the coding sequence GTGAGTTATCTTTTTATAAAAAACGCAAATGAACTTATTACTGTAAAAGGTTTTTCACATGAACCTGCAAGAAAAGAACAAATGAATGAGCTCGGTATTATAAATAATGGTGCCGTTTTAATGAAAGACGAGACGATCGTCGCTGTTGATGAAACGTCAAAACTGGAATCCTCTTATCCGGAAGAAATTGCACAGGCCAAAGTTGTCAATGCAACCGGAAAAGTTGTTGCACCAGGACTTGTAGACCCACATACTCACCTCGTTTTTGCTGGAAGTAGAGAAAACGAATATAATATGCGACTTCAAGGTGCTTCCTACATGAAGATTATGGAAGAAGGTGGCGGAATTCATGCGACAACGAGAGCGACTAGAAAAGCTTCGTTTGAAGAAATGTATGAACAAAGTTTACGTCGTCTAAATAAAATCGTTGAGCATGGTGTGACAACCGTTGAAGCGAAAAGTGGTTATGGAATGGATTGGGATGTTGAGAAAAGGCAGCTAGATGTCGCACATAAACTAGAGGAAGAACACCCGCTTGATATCGTACACACGTTTATGGGTGCTCATGTTATCCCACAAGAATATAAAGAAAAACCAGATGAGTTTGTTGATCTCGTCTGTGAAGAAATGATTCCAAAAGTAGCAGAATTAAACCTCGCAGAATTTAACGACGTGTTTTGTGAGCGTGGCGTCTATACTCCAGAGCAATCACGAAAAATATTAGAAGCTGGGAAAAAACACGGTCTCCTTCCGAAAATTCACGCCGATGAAATTGAACCTTATGAAGGAGCAGAGCTTGCTGCTGAAGTTGGTGCTGTCTCAGCCGACCACCTTTTAAAAGTGTCTGATCGTGGGTTAGAGATGATGGCAGAAAAAGGTGTCGTCGCTGTGTTACTACCTGGGACTGCGTTCTTCTTAATGACTGAAGCAGCAGATGGAAGAAAAGCCATTGATGCAGGCGTACCAGTTGCACTATCAACAGACTGTAACCCTGGATCCTCACCGAGTGTATCGATGCCGTTTATGATGAACTTAGCAAGCTTAAACATGGGCATGACACCTGCAGAAGCAATTACAGCTGCAACGATTAATGCGGCTCATGCGATTAACCGTGGTGAGACAGTTGGAAGTCTTGAAGCTGGGAAAAAGGCTGATGTCGTCATTTGGGATCTGCCAAATTACATGCAATTTACGTATCATTACGGCGTAAACCACACAGAAACTGTTGTGAAAAATGGAGATATTATTTTTTCAAAGAGGGATCTGTAA
- the nhaC gene encoding Na+/H+ antiporter NhaC: MMSEKNDVTMKGWEAVSILLIILGIIGTSLVLFSAEPHVPIFLVVLLLIGWAKVRKLPWKRIEKGMLEGVQSGIVPVIIFMLIGVLIAVWMKSGTIPTLIAFSFEIISVEYFLLSVFLVTSIIGISLGSSFTTVSTIGIAFIALGTALDYNLAMVAGAVVSGAVFGDKMSPLSDTTNLASSVSKVDLFEHIRHMLWTTIPAFLITSIIFFFLSTGSGTANIAYVEAWLEAFALETTIHWFALLPAIVILVAAVKKIAAIPTMVMGIVAGVIVSAILQPGAFHVTEWMSIIQNGFESSTGNEQVDSILSSGGIQSMMWAVSLLLLALSMGGILSELRVIQTLMSTIHKLVETRGKVVLSTVLSGIGINTTLGEQYMSVVLTGEAYEKRYKEMGYSGKHLSKVLESGGTVINPLIPYGVSGVFMASVLNVPVLSFAPFAFFCILCPIITVIYGFTGISMKKEPEQQANNQQTAHQLVS; the protein is encoded by the coding sequence ATGATGAGTGAAAAAAATGATGTGACGATGAAAGGGTGGGAAGCGGTATCGATATTACTAATAATCCTTGGAATAATAGGGACTTCTTTAGTTTTATTCAGTGCTGAACCACATGTTCCTATCTTCTTGGTGGTCCTACTATTGATAGGCTGGGCAAAGGTTCGCAAGCTTCCGTGGAAGAGGATCGAAAAAGGGATGCTTGAAGGCGTCCAATCAGGTATTGTACCGGTGATTATTTTTATGCTAATCGGTGTGCTGATAGCTGTTTGGATGAAGTCTGGTACAATTCCAACATTGATTGCATTTAGCTTTGAAATTATTTCTGTCGAATATTTTTTACTTAGTGTGTTTTTAGTGACGTCTATCATTGGAATTTCTCTTGGTAGCTCTTTTACGACGGTTTCGACAATCGGAATTGCTTTTATTGCACTAGGAACAGCGCTTGATTACAACTTAGCGATGGTTGCAGGAGCGGTGGTCTCTGGGGCTGTATTTGGGGATAAAATGAGTCCATTGTCAGATACGACGAACTTAGCTTCTTCAGTTAGTAAAGTCGACTTATTTGAACATATTCGTCACATGCTTTGGACAACAATCCCAGCATTTTTAATTACAAGTATCATTTTCTTTTTCCTAAGCACAGGATCAGGCACTGCGAATATCGCTTATGTAGAAGCGTGGCTTGAAGCATTCGCATTGGAAACAACCATTCATTGGTTCGCACTACTTCCGGCAATTGTGATACTTGTAGCAGCAGTGAAAAAAATTGCGGCGATCCCAACAATGGTTATGGGGATTGTTGCAGGTGTCATCGTTTCAGCCATTTTACAACCAGGAGCCTTTCACGTTACAGAATGGATGTCCATTATTCAAAATGGTTTCGAATCATCAACAGGAAACGAGCAAGTAGATTCGATTTTAAGTAGTGGTGGCATTCAAAGTATGATGTGGGCAGTATCACTCCTTTTACTAGCATTGAGTATGGGTGGCATTTTATCTGAACTGCGCGTCATTCAAACGTTAATGTCAACCATTCATAAACTAGTAGAAACAAGAGGAAAAGTCGTTCTCTCAACCGTTTTATCTGGAATAGGGATTAATACGACTCTAGGAGAACAATATATGTCTGTTGTGCTAACAGGGGAAGCATACGAAAAAAGGTATAAAGAAATGGGGTACTCAGGAAAACACTTATCTAAAGTCCTCGAATCAGGAGGAACGGTTATTAATCCACTCATCCCATACGGAGTAAGTGGCGTGTTTATGGCAAGTGTTTTAAACGTTCCAGTTCTTTCATTTGCCCCCTTTGCATTCTTTTGCATATTATGCCCAATCATTACTGTCATTTATGGGTTCACAGGCATCTCTATGAAAAAAGAACCTGAACAGCAAGCAAATAATCAACAAACAGCACACCAACTCGTCTCATAG
- the mreBH gene encoding rod-share determining protein MreBH: protein MFSNTQIGIDLGTANILVYTKNKGIVLNEPSVVAIDMKTNQVLAVGEEAKSMVGKTPENIVAIRPLKDGVIADYQVTTDMLKQIMKKVSKKLGLSLRKPNVVVCTPSGSTSVERRAIHDAVKNFGAKEVELIEEPVAAAIGADLPVEEPIANVVVDIGGGTTEVAIISFGGVVSCNSIRVGGDQFDDDIVQYVRKNYNLLIGYRTAEDIKMEIGYALIGHDEVQMDIRGRDLVTGLPKTIKLSSKEIQGAIRESLLSILEAIRATLEDCPPELSGDIVDRGVILTGGGALLNGIQEWVSEEIVVPVHVAPNPLEAVAIGTGRSLSVIHKLQKAAK from the coding sequence ATGTTTTCGAATACACAAATTGGAATTGACTTAGGAACAGCTAATATTTTAGTTTATACGAAAAATAAAGGAATTGTTTTGAATGAACCTTCTGTTGTAGCAATTGATATGAAGACCAATCAAGTGCTTGCAGTCGGTGAAGAAGCAAAAAGTATGGTGGGGAAAACACCTGAAAATATTGTAGCAATTAGGCCGTTAAAGGATGGAGTTATTGCTGATTATCAAGTCACGACAGATATGTTAAAGCAAATCATGAAAAAGGTGAGCAAGAAGCTTGGCTTGTCTTTACGTAAGCCAAACGTTGTCGTTTGTACACCTTCAGGATCAACATCTGTTGAAAGAAGAGCGATCCATGATGCGGTGAAAAATTTTGGCGCTAAAGAAGTGGAACTTATTGAAGAGCCTGTTGCTGCCGCTATTGGAGCAGATTTACCTGTCGAAGAGCCGATTGCTAATGTTGTCGTTGATATCGGTGGGGGAACGACAGAGGTAGCAATTATTTCATTTGGTGGAGTTGTCTCATGTAATTCCATTCGCGTAGGTGGAGACCAGTTCGATGACGATATTGTTCAATATGTACGAAAAAATTATAACTTACTGATCGGTTATCGTACGGCTGAAGATATTAAAATGGAAATTGGCTACGCACTCATTGGTCATGACGAAGTACAAATGGATATTCGCGGTCGAGACCTCGTTACTGGTTTACCGAAAACGATTAAGTTAAGTTCTAAGGAAATTCAAGGGGCGATTCGTGAGTCGTTATTATCGATTTTAGAAGCGATTCGTGCAACGTTAGAAGACTGCCCACCAGAACTAAGTGGAGATATTGTTGACCGTGGTGTGATTTTAACCGGAGGCGGCGCCCTCTTAAATGGCATTCAAGAGTGGGTTAGTGAAGAAATCGTCGTGCCCGTTCACGTTGCACCAAACCCATTAGAAGCTGTCGCAATTGGTACAGGTCGCTCATTAAGCGTCATTCATAAACTGCAAAAAGCAGCGAAATAG
- a CDS encoding thioredoxin family protein has protein sequence MNMVRNKDDLQRVIEEEEVLIVLIKSHHCSVCDAVAHQLSEFIKSNNDISSVFVQLEDVPNISGEFMVFSAPTVLLFIQGKEEWRGSRFVQWDELKNVIDKWKKYS, from the coding sequence ATGAATATGGTAAGAAATAAAGACGACCTTCAAAGAGTGATCGAAGAGGAGGAAGTTCTTATTGTTTTAATCAAGTCTCATCACTGTTCAGTTTGTGATGCTGTAGCCCATCAGTTGAGTGAATTTATTAAATCAAATAATGACATTTCATCAGTTTTCGTACAGCTTGAAGACGTTCCAAACATATCAGGGGAGTTTATGGTGTTCAGTGCTCCAACAGTTCTTCTATTTATACAGGGGAAAGAAGAATGGAGGGGATCAAGGTTTGTGCAATGGGACGAGTTAAAGAATGTTATTGACAAATGGAAAAAATATTCTTAA
- a CDS encoding helix-turn-helix transcriptional regulator, protein MLGKVLKYNRIKKQKKQEDICKGICSISYYSKIENDQMEPSPELYKKLMSRLGIDENKLRKQDGSKVKEEVLSWGELLIEKNMEQAKESYFHLQEKIPFVEDVKIKLLCDIFYIRYCYIVEDYQNGKDKLEDIKKTVYELNDPELLFYLYKCEIGYLYFDGEFPKAKEIIEKAEKIVNEAVHSQLQIIDFYFIAGILYQNLYNDNVSIYYLKKALNGFERTYNYFRCGECRLAIGISYSKLKQYDEAKKNYLLAEKIAKQINNQWLEASVLHNLGEIYASTDDPFQAIRFFQLSYRLRKGEQRLVTISMILDEFYKLGHEQEMMTWIEHGFETVDDVLKKRELDGKEMARYYKFLYYRALVGEKYKQDYETLLTETIVPYFEEKKMAAYLAFFAGEVATYYERKQELKKAIEYFKKANDALKEMTYQT, encoded by the coding sequence ATGCTCGGAAAAGTGCTGAAATATAATCGAATTAAAAAACAAAAAAAACAAGAGGATATTTGTAAAGGAATTTGTTCCATCTCGTACTATAGTAAAATTGAAAATGATCAAATGGAACCAAGCCCTGAACTTTATAAAAAACTGATGAGCCGTCTAGGGATCGATGAAAATAAATTGAGGAAACAAGATGGTTCAAAAGTTAAGGAAGAAGTTCTATCTTGGGGAGAGTTACTTATTGAAAAGAACATGGAGCAAGCGAAGGAATCGTATTTTCATTTGCAAGAGAAAATACCGTTTGTTGAAGATGTGAAAATTAAATTATTATGTGATATTTTCTATATCCGCTATTGCTATATCGTTGAGGACTATCAAAATGGTAAGGATAAACTTGAGGATATTAAAAAGACTGTCTATGAACTCAATGATCCTGAACTGTTATTTTATCTATATAAATGTGAAATCGGCTATTTATACTTTGATGGGGAATTTCCGAAAGCAAAGGAAATTATAGAAAAAGCCGAAAAAATCGTAAATGAAGCTGTCCATTCACAACTTCAAATCATAGACTTCTATTTTATAGCAGGAATATTGTATCAAAATCTTTATAATGATAATGTTAGTATCTATTACTTGAAAAAGGCGTTAAACGGTTTTGAAAGAACTTACAATTATTTTCGCTGTGGAGAGTGTCGTTTAGCGATAGGAATTAGCTACAGTAAGCTGAAACAGTATGATGAGGCAAAAAAAAATTATTTATTAGCAGAAAAAATTGCAAAACAAATTAACAATCAGTGGCTTGAAGCAAGTGTATTACATAACCTTGGAGAAATATATGCGAGTACTGACGATCCTTTTCAAGCCATTCGGTTTTTTCAATTGAGTTACCGACTAAGAAAAGGGGAGCAAAGGCTCGTTACCATTTCGATGATTTTAGACGAGTTTTATAAGCTTGGACATGAGCAAGAAATGATGACGTGGATCGAACATGGCTTCGAAACGGTTGATGATGTATTAAAAAAGCGAGAATTAGATGGCAAGGAAATGGCTCGTTATTATAAGTTTTTATATTATCGAGCGTTAGTGGGTGAAAAATATAAACAAGATTATGAGACACTATTAACTGAAACAATCGTTCCTTATTTCGAGGAAAAGAAAATGGCGGCATACTTAGCTTTTTTTGCAGGAGAGGTCGCTACATATTACGAGAGAAAACAAGAGCTTAAAAAGGCAATTGAATACTTTAAAAAAGCAAATGATGCATTAAAAGAAATGACTTATCAGACATAA
- a CDS encoding MOSC domain-containing protein, producing the protein MKRLKANLISVNVGKVKALTGQNETVESAIEKTSVDGSLYLSSTQLEGDEQADLKNHGGKDKAVCVYPFDHYLFWEENLNEKLSPGAFGENLTVKGLTEDAVYIGDVFQWGKAQVQVSQPRIPCHKLAKKLNHPKIPQTVTEQGLTGFYMRVLKEGTVSVSQPLQFIKRYSEVSVAYVNEIYFHDQKNEEAIKQIIAVPELALSCKTALEKRLQKINETI; encoded by the coding sequence ATGAAGCGACTCAAAGCAAACTTGATCTCAGTGAACGTAGGGAAAGTAAAAGCATTAACAGGACAAAACGAAACGGTTGAATCAGCAATAGAAAAAACGTCAGTCGATGGGTCTTTATATTTATCGTCTACCCAGTTAGAAGGCGATGAACAAGCGGACTTAAAGAATCATGGTGGGAAGGATAAAGCTGTATGCGTGTATCCTTTTGATCACTATCTCTTTTGGGAAGAGAATTTAAATGAAAAGTTAAGTCCAGGCGCCTTCGGAGAAAATTTAACCGTAAAAGGGTTAACAGAAGATGCGGTCTATATTGGTGATGTGTTTCAATGGGGGAAAGCTCAAGTACAAGTTTCTCAGCCACGAATACCTTGTCATAAGTTAGCAAAGAAACTTAATCACCCTAAAATCCCGCAAACCGTTACCGAACAAGGGTTAACCGGGTTCTATATGCGAGTACTAAAGGAAGGAACAGTATCTGTTTCACAGCCTTTACAGTTTATTAAGCGTTACTCCGAAGTTTCAGTAGCTTATGTGAATGAGATTTATTTTCACGATCAGAAAAATGAAGAGGCGATAAAGCAAATCATTGCTGTACCTGAATTAGCTTTAAGCTGTAAGACAGCACTAGAAAAACGTTTACAAAAGATCAATGAAACCATATAA
- the hutG gene encoding formimidoylglutamase produces the protein MNKEYKGLTAPPFTWTKTSETPEKVHEWIKPIQDVSSSEIDDADVVMIGIPLSRSSISASAASEFPDAFRKSWKGFATYNLDDDVDLSTLSVIDLGDTKQHVTNIDLCHENITTAVTDIQSCHSKPLQISIGGDHSITAMTVKGIRNAHPDKKVGIIQLDTHFDLRDPNELGPANGTPIRYLIENELIEGDHVYNIGLHGFFNTKALKEYADKHGVHYTTMRAARKKGLNTVIEEALNELSVKVDVIYFTCDMDVLDMSYAPGVPATTPGGMRTDEIFEAATLIGTHPQVRAMDIVCLDPKKDMADMTVKAGTHVFLSFLSGVALRK, from the coding sequence ATGAATAAAGAGTATAAAGGATTAACTGCACCTCCATTCACGTGGACAAAAACAAGTGAAACGCCTGAAAAGGTGCACGAATGGATCAAACCAATCCAGGATGTATCAAGTAGTGAAATTGATGATGCCGATGTCGTCATGATTGGCATCCCGCTCTCACGATCATCGATTAGCGCCTCTGCTGCATCAGAGTTTCCTGATGCGTTCCGTAAGAGCTGGAAAGGTTTTGCAACTTACAATTTGGATGACGATGTTGATCTATCGACGCTTTCGGTCATCGACCTAGGTGATACAAAACAACACGTGACAAACATTGATCTCTGTCACGAAAACATCACCACTGCTGTCACTGACATTCAAAGTTGTCATTCCAAACCTTTGCAAATCTCAATCGGGGGTGACCATTCAATCACAGCTATGACTGTGAAAGGAATTCGCAACGCTCATCCAGATAAAAAAGTCGGTATCATTCAGCTTGACACTCACTTTGATCTTCGTGACCCAAATGAGTTAGGCCCAGCTAACGGGACACCGATTCGTTATTTAATTGAAAATGAACTAATTGAAGGCGATCATGTATATAATATTGGCCTTCACGGCTTTTTTAACACGAAAGCGTTAAAGGAATATGCTGATAAGCATGGCGTTCACTACACAACAATGAGGGCCGCAAGGAAAAAAGGCCTCAATACAGTTATCGAAGAAGCTCTAAATGAGCTCAGCGTAAAAGTTGACGTTATTTATTTCACTTGCGATATGGATGTTCTCGATATGTCTTATGCTCCAGGTGTTCCAGCAACAACGCCTGGTGGTATGAGAACGGATGAAATATTTGAGGCTGCAACACTGATTGGTACCCATCCGCAAGTAAGAGCAATGGATATTGTTTGTCTCGACCCGAAAAAAGATATGGCGGATATGACTGTGAAAGCTGGTACACATGTATTTTTAAGCTTTTTATCCGGAGTTGCACTAAGGAAATAA
- a CDS encoding nucleoside triphosphate pyrophosphohydrolase — translation MPSYHKLVRDRIPEIIEETGKRCEITRLDQNEFEYYAKRKLKEELDELHEAGNEVHAVEELADMLELIYCLSEHYGYSTSELETIRQEKAKRRGSFQEKLFLEKVEEK, via the coding sequence GTGCCTAGTTACCATAAGCTTGTACGTGATCGAATCCCTGAAATTATAGAAGAGACTGGAAAAAGATGTGAAATAACTCGTCTCGATCAAAACGAGTTTGAATATTATGCAAAACGAAAGTTGAAAGAAGAACTTGATGAATTACATGAAGCAGGTAATGAAGTACATGCGGTGGAGGAATTGGCAGACATGCTAGAGTTAATTTACTGTTTAAGTGAACATTATGGCTATTCAACCTCTGAGCTAGAGACGATCCGTCAAGAAAAAGCAAAGCGGAGAGGATCGTTTCAAGAAAAGTTGTTTTTAGAAAAAGTAGAAGAAAAATAA
- the panF gene encoding sodium/pantothenate symporter, whose amino-acid sequence MNMPVLISLFIFLVIIFVIGLWSAKNANRQGSGFLQEYFLGSRELGGFLLAMTMVATYGSASSFLGGPGTAYVHGLGWVLLAMSQVATGYFVLLVLGKKFAIMARKYEAVTLVDFLRKRYESKAVVLISAFSIIVFLFSAMAAQWVGGARLIESLTGLTYSSALFIFAIAVLIYVIIGGFRAVVMTDMVQGVVMVFGTLIILIGTIIAGGGITNIMNDLIAENPNLVTPYGHDGSLTPAFVSSFWILVGVGVIALPQVAIRAMSYKNSRAMHRALIVGTIVVGFIMLGMHLIGVFARPIIPGLEIPDQVMPLIAMEVLPPWLAGFVLAAPLAAIMSTVDSLLLLVSSTVVKDVYLNYIKPDATIKKVKQISFGVTATLGIIVFALALSPPDLLIWLNLFAFGGLEAAFIWPIVFGLYWQGANKGGALASMITGVGSYILIHQFWPDPFGMHSVVLPVAFSFIAFVIGSLLTGKKEQLNYSG is encoded by the coding sequence ATGAATATGCCCGTACTTATTTCGTTGTTTATCTTCCTTGTCATTATTTTTGTTATCGGGTTATGGTCCGCAAAGAATGCAAATAGGCAAGGTAGTGGATTTTTACAAGAATATTTTTTAGGCAGTCGCGAATTAGGCGGATTTTTACTAGCGATGACAATGGTCGCGACATATGGAAGTGCAAGTAGCTTTCTTGGTGGTCCGGGGACAGCATACGTTCATGGTCTTGGATGGGTCCTTCTTGCAATGAGCCAAGTAGCAACTGGTTATTTTGTTTTATTAGTGCTTGGAAAAAAGTTTGCGATCATGGCACGAAAATATGAGGCTGTTACACTCGTTGATTTCTTAAGAAAACGTTATGAAAGTAAAGCAGTGGTGCTAATTTCTGCATTTAGTATTATCGTCTTTTTATTTTCAGCGATGGCAGCGCAATGGGTTGGTGGCGCACGTCTTATCGAATCATTAACTGGACTTACATATTCATCAGCTTTATTTATTTTTGCAATCGCAGTTCTCATTTATGTCATTATCGGTGGCTTTCGAGCTGTCGTCATGACTGATATGGTACAAGGTGTTGTGATGGTTTTTGGTACATTAATTATCTTAATCGGTACAATCATTGCTGGCGGTGGAATTACAAACATTATGAACGATCTTATTGCAGAAAACCCGAATTTAGTCACACCTTATGGGCATGATGGAAGCTTGACGCCAGCCTTTGTATCATCCTTTTGGATTTTAGTTGGCGTTGGCGTAATAGCCTTACCGCAAGTAGCGATTCGAGCGATGTCTTATAAAAACTCAAGAGCGATGCATAGGGCACTGATTGTCGGAACGATCGTTGTGGGTTTCATTATGCTAGGGATGCATTTAATTGGGGTGTTTGCCCGTCCGATCATTCCTGGGCTTGAAATACCAGATCAAGTGATGCCACTTATTGCGATGGAAGTCCTTCCACCGTGGCTAGCAGGTTTTGTTCTAGCGGCACCTTTAGCAGCAATTATGAGTACTGTGGATTCATTATTACTACTCGTTAGTTCGACCGTAGTAAAAGATGTTTATTTAAATTACATTAAGCCTGATGCAACAATAAAAAAGGTAAAGCAAATTTCATTTGGAGTAACAGCTACGTTAGGTATTATCGTTTTTGCTCTTGCACTTAGCCCGCCTGACCTTTTAATATGGTTAAACTTGTTTGCTTTTGGAGGACTTGAAGCAGCTTTCATATGGCCTATCGTCTTTGGCCTGTATTGGCAAGGAGCAAACAAAGGGGGAGCTTTAGCATCAATGATTACTGGTGTAGGTTCTTATATACTCATCCATCAATTCTGGCCTGATCCGTTTGGCATGCATTCTGTCGTTTTACCAGTCGCATTTTCATTTATTGCATTTGTCATCGGCTCATTATTAACAGGAAAAAAGGAACAACTAAACTATAGCGGATGA